From the genome of Blautia pseudococcoides, one region includes:
- a CDS encoding RpiB/LacA/LacB family sugar-phosphate isomerase, giving the protein MKIALINENSQAAKNQIICHALETVVEPMGHEVRNYGMYTAEDDCQLTYVQVGILAAVLLNSGAADYVITGCGTGEGAMLACNSFPGVICGHVEDALDAYTFAQINDGNAIAIPFAKGFGWGGDLNLQYIFEKLFCEESGQGYPRERAVPEKRNKQILDKVKEVTYRALPEILENLDQELVKGALSGEKFREYFFADCKCEEMAEAVKKVLN; this is encoded by the coding sequence ATGAAAATTGCTTTAATAAATGAAAACAGCCAGGCAGCCAAAAACCAAATCATCTGTCATGCATTGGAAACAGTAGTGGAACCCATGGGGCATGAGGTGCGCAATTACGGTATGTACACAGCAGAGGATGACTGCCAGCTCACCTATGTACAGGTGGGGATCCTTGCGGCAGTTCTTCTGAATTCCGGTGCGGCCGATTATGTGATCACCGGCTGCGGTACAGGCGAGGGTGCAATGCTGGCCTGCAACTCCTTTCCAGGGGTGATATGCGGTCATGTGGAGGACGCTCTGGATGCCTACACATTTGCCCAGATCAATGACGGCAATGCCATTGCCATTCCCTTTGCAAAAGGGTTTGGCTGGGGCGGAGACCTGAATCTCCAGTATATCTTTGAGAAACTTTTCTGTGAGGAGAGCGGACAGGGATACCCAAGGGAACGTGCAGTCCCGGAGAAACGCAACAAACAGATCCTGGACAAGGTAAAAGAGGTGACATACAGAGCCCTTCCCGAGATTCTAGAAAACCTGGATCAGGAGCTTGTAAAAGGCGCACTCAGCGGCGAAAAATTCCGGGAATAT